Proteins from a genomic interval of Pectinophora gossypiella chromosome 4, ilPecGoss1.1, whole genome shotgun sequence:
- the LOC126366338 gene encoding uncharacterized protein LOC126366338, with product MYYVGVFYIINLHNILNTMYLTDFLIFRSNYEYSSGSDSQLPLAPTSALKVLKKKPASKRKPAESTPTPTSSKKKSRSSANDEAGATATYSSSTGPGGLFGFETGATSGTSKSAVLQTYLTSRVPNGRVRRELVNQSGEYYIEFRVYNTEKAVASKPDQRWKEAEVTLKVKLDRGTPQWEKMQSFMQRIHNLFEDCEPVFISE from the exons atgtattatgttggagttttttacataataaatttacacaacATTTTAAATACCATGTACCTAACCGATTTCTTAATTTTCAGGTCTAACTACGAATATTCATCCGGTTCGGACTCCCAACTGCCGCTGGCGCCTACGTCTGCGCTAAAAGTGTTGAAAAAGAAGCCTGCGAGCAAGAGGAAGCCGGCGGAGTCGACCCCAACGCCTACTAG ttctaaaaagaaGTCGCGTTCGAGCGCCAACGACGAGGCAGGCGCGACCGCAACGTATTCATCGAG TACTGGCCCTGGAGGACTCTTCGGGTTTGAGACGGGAGCAACTTCGGGGACGTCGAAGTCTGCAGTGCTGCAGACTTATTTGACCAGCCGCGTCCCCAACGGTCGAGTGCGCCGGGAGCTCGTCAACCAGTCTGGCGAGTACTATATAGAGTTCCGGGTGTATAACACCGAGAAAGCTGTTGCCTCTAAACCAGATCAGCGGTGGAAAGAGGCTGAAGTTACTCTTAAAGTAAAGTTAGATCGGGGGACTCCGCAGTGGGAGAAAATGCAATCGTTTATGCAGcggattcataatttatttgaagattGTGAGCCCGTCTTCATAAGCGAATAG